A DNA window from Lachancea thermotolerans CBS 6340 chromosome G complete sequence contains the following coding sequences:
- a CDS encoding KLTH0G19756p (similar to uniprot|P34251 Saccharomyces cerevisiae YKL107W Hypothetical ORF) produces MGLGLKIDRAQENKELVWTNVPASQLKLKNLKVAIVGGTSGIGQSLARLFQSREAEVVVVGRTFRDHDLANIQFIKADLELMSEAKRVAKKLAQYSLDVVIFTAGILAAPTREETVEGLERDVAVSYLSRLVIIRNLLPALEKANSKFLTRPRVFIFGFPCQGEMGTPDDLNSTGKYNGMKTHMSTVAGNETLVFDTARRYPGVGVYGLNPGLIKTTIRDNFLGAGSFKSWVIEGIIGFLFQSSENYASKIAPMMVATELDNQSPAFFDSNGTAVLSKGFTNSYIEKYISKSEELLNECAIPL; encoded by the coding sequence ATGGGTTTGGGCTTGAAAATTGATAGAGCACAAGAAAATAAAGAGTTGGTTTGGACCAATGTCCCCGCGAGCCAGCTCAAGCTTAAGAATCTAAAGGTTGCAATCGTTGGAGGTACCTCAGGAATAGGTCAGAGCTTAGCTCGACTATTCCAGAGCAGAGAGGCcgaagttgttgttgtgggTCGAACTTTCAGAGATCACGATTTGGCGAATATTCAATTTATCAAAGCAGACTTGGAATTGATGTCTGAAGCTAAACGTGTGGCGAAGAAGCTTGCACAATATTCCTTGGACGTCGTAATATTCACGGCTGGTATACTGGCAGCTCCAACGCGCGAGGAGACCGTTGAAGGTTTAGAACGCGACGTTGCTGTAAGCTATCTCAGCAGACTGGTGATCATCCGCAATCTTTTACCTGCGCTAGAAAAagcaaattcaaaatttctTACAAGACCTAGAGTCTTTATATTTGGGTTTCCTTGCCAGGGTGAAATGGGGACACCCGACGACCTCAACTCCACTGGGAAATACAATGGAATGAAAACTCACATGTCCACCGTGGCAGGTAACGAGACTCTTGTGTTTGACACAGCGAGACGATATCCTGGCGTTGGCGTGTATGGCCTCAACCCAGGCCTGATAAAGACAACTATCCGCGACAATTTCTTAGGTGCTGGCAGCTTTAAATCCTGGGTTATCGAGGGCATCATTGGCTTTTTGTTCCAAAGTTCAGAAAACTATGCTAGCAAGATTGCTCCAATGATGGTTGCTACAGAGTTGGATAATCAAAGTCCCGCTTTTTTCGATAGCAATGGTACTGCTGTCCTGTCCAAGGGTTTTACAAACTCTTATATTGAGAAATACATAAGCAAGTCAGAAGAGCTGTTGAATGAATGTGCTATACCTTTGTAA
- a CDS encoding KLTH0G19734p (no similarity) has protein sequence MPAFEVSSKILLNLPIMPSKPLKKTPKVYVTSLVQRTRLQEYQPFTNPILSCLELNFMKLENCLQNCMLSRKLGALRFSK, from the coding sequence ATGCCTGCCTTCgaagtttcttcaaaaatcctGCTAAACCTTCCCATTATGCCTTCCAAACCTCTCAAAAAAACTCCTAAGGTTTATGTTACAAGTTTAGTACAAAGAACCAGATTGCAAGAATACCAGCCCTTCACTAACCCCATCCTCAGCTGTCTTGAACTCAATTTTAtgaagcttgaaaattgTTTGCAGAATTGTATGCTGTCTCGAAAATTAGGGGCTTTGCGCTTTAGTAAGTGA